The following are encoded together in the Tripterygium wilfordii isolate XIE 37 chromosome 18, ASM1340144v1, whole genome shotgun sequence genome:
- the LOC119983644 gene encoding SWI/SNF complex subunit SWI3A-like, with protein sequence MEITHTNLNMKPVGPGEPELDLYTIPIQSSWFAWDDIHGTEKVALREFFDGNAISRTPRIYKEYRDFIINKYREDPSRRLTFTEVRKSLVADVSLLNKVFKFLEQWGLINFGVSIDPVIEGEESERVWVEEGAPNGVRVVAMPNSLKPVSVPQSVGGRQAVENVPKLPPLTSYTDTFGDLIKRKGLVCRNCGERCGSGCYECTKDHYMICTKCFNNGNFGENKSVDDFKFINCSENSGDNKVAWTEPETLLLLESILKHGDNWELVAENVQTKTKLDCIEKLIELPFGEFLLSSAQQRGNFGGSNGDVNGLNQLELTPSQHQWNSKTEAQQPVQTNESEQNGNDVELGSHPSKRKCIALPSDANSSLMKKVARISTMVSSQVTAAAAEAAVTTLCEESSFPREIFDGEEYNATNGLQSPTLHYEQASAHQVDGSEMKHEHTLSENEDTSAKNDIPLTLQLRAATATTLGAAAAHAKLLADQEHREMENLVATIIDTLMKKLHRKIRHFEDLELIMEKEYAEMEQEKECIIAERIDVLQKTFNAGISMWKSS encoded by the exons ATGGAGATCACACACACCAACTTGAACATGAAACCAGTCGGACCAGGTGAACCAGAGCTCGACCTCTACACCATTCCTATCCAATCCA GTTGGTTTGCTTGGGATGATATTCATGGGACCGAGAAAGTCGCTCTGAGAGAATTCTTTGATGGCAATGCAATCTCAAGAACGCCAAGAATCTACAAGGAGTATAGAGACTTCATCATCAACAAGTACAGAGAGGATCCCTCACGGAGGCTCACCTTCACAGAGGTTCGAAAGTCACTGGTGGCTGACGTTAGCTTGCTTAACAAAGTTTTTAAGTTCCTGGAGCAGTGGGGGTTAATCAACTTTGGTGTATCCATTGATCCAGTAATAGAGGGCGAGGAAAGTGAAAGGGTTTGGGTTGAGGAGGGTGCTCCCAATGGGGTTCGTGTGGTGGCAATGCCGAATTCGTTGAAGCCAGTTTCTGTGCCACAGAGTGTGGGGGGGAGACAGGCTGTTGAGAATGTACCGAAATTGCCACCATTGACATCCTATACTGATACTTTTGGTGATTTGATTAAGAGAAAGGGCTTGGTTTGCAGGAACTGCGGAGAACGTTGTGGTTCTGGTTGTTATGAGTGTACGAAg GATCATTACATGATATGCACAAAATGCTTCAATAATGGAAATTTTGGGGAGAACAAATCTGTGGATGATTTCAAGTTCATTAACTGCAGTGAAAACAGTGGTGACAATAAAGTTGCTTGGACTGAGCCAGAAACTTTACTTCTTTTAGAATCTATTTTGAAGCATGGGGATAACTGGGAGCTAGTTGCAGAAAACGTTCAAACAAAGACTAAgcttgattgtattgagaagcTCATTGAGCTTCCTTTTGGGGAATTTTTGTTGAGCTCTGCCCAGCAAAGGGGTAATTTTGGTGGCTCTAATGGTGATGTGAACGGGCTAAACCAGTTGGAATTAACTCCATCTCAGCATCAATGGAATAGCAAAACAGAGGCTCAACAGCCTGTGCAAACAAATGAGAGTGAGCAGAATGGGAATGATGTTGAACTGGGTTCCCATCCTtcgaaaagaaaatgcattgcTTTACCTTCAGATGCTAACAGTTCACTGATGAAAAAG GTGGCTCGCATCTCAACCATGGTTAGTTCACAAGTCACAGCAGCTGCGGCTGAGGCTGCTGTGACAACACTTTGTGAGGAAAGCTCATTTCCAAGGGAAATCTTTGATGGTGAGGAGTATAATGCAACCAATGGTCTGCAGTCTCCTACTCTGCATTATGAGCAAGCTAG TGCCCATCAGGTGGATGGTTCAGAAATGAAACATGAGCATACTTTATCAG AGAATGAGGATACTTCTGCCAAAAATGACATACCTCTAACATTGCAACTTAGAGCTGCAACTGCAACAACTCTTGGAGCAGCTGCTGCTCATGCGAAATTGTTGGCTGATCAAGAACACAGAGAGATGGAGAATTTAGTGGCAACAATAATTGATACACTG ATGAAGAAATTGCACCGCAAAATAAGACATTTTGAAGATCTGGAGCTAATAATGGAGAAAGAATATGCTGAAATGGAGCAAGAAAAAGAGTGTATAATAGCGGAGCGGATTGATGTGCTACAGAAGACTTTTAATGCAGGAATATCCATGTGGAAAAGCTCATGA
- the LOC119983570 gene encoding 60S ribosomal protein L7a-2-like, whose product MAPKRGGKLAATSAMKKTEKVVNPLFEKRPKQFGIGGALPPKKDLTRFVKWPKVVRIQRKKRILKQRLKVPPALNQFTKTLDKNLASSLFKLLLKYRPEDKAAKKERLLKKAQAEAEGKTVEAKKPIVVKYGLNHVTYLIEQNKAQLVVIAHDVDPVELVVWLPALCRKMEIPYCIVKGKSRLGTIVHKKTAAALCLTTVKNEDKLEFSKILEAIKANFNDKYDEYRKKWGGGIMGSKSQAKSKAKERLLAKEAAQRMN is encoded by the exons ATG GCCCCAAAGAGAGGAGGGAAGTTGGCTGCTACCTCAGCTATGAAGAAAACT GAGAAGGTAGTGAATCCGTTGTTTGAGAAGCGCCCAAAGCAGTTTGGTATTGGAGGAGCTTTGCCTCCGAAAAAGGACCTTACCCGATTTGTCAAATGGCCGAAAGTTGTTCGcattcaaagaaagaaaaggatccTCAAGCAACGGTTGAAGGTTCCACCCGCATTGAATCAATTCACCAAGACTCTGGACAAGAATCTTG CTTCAAGTCTGTTCAAGTTGCTTCTCAAGTACAGGCCTGAGGACAAAGCTGCAAAGAAGGAACGGCTTTTGAAGAAGGCCCAGGCTGAAGCAGAAGGAAAAACTGTTGAGGCTAAGAAGCCCATTGTCGTGAAATATGGACTTAACCATGTTACCTACCTTATTGAGCAG AACAAGGCCCAGTTGGTTGTTATTGCTCATGATGTAGACCCTGTGGAGTTGGTTGTGTGGCTTCCTGCCTTGTGCAGGAAGATGGAGATCCCTTACTGCATTGTCAAGGGGAAATCACGATTGGGAACA ATTGTCCACAAAAAGACAGCAGCTGCCTTGTGTTTGACTACGGTTAAGAATGAGGATAAGTTGGAGTTCAGTAAAATACTCGAGGCCATCAAG GCAAACTTCAATGACAAGTATGACGAGTACAGAAAGAAGTGGGGAGGTGGCATCATGGGCTCCAAATCACAAGCCAAGAGCAAGGCCAAAGAGCGACTTCTTGCCAAGGAAGCAGCACAGAGGATGAACTAG
- the LOC119983914 gene encoding heavy metal-associated isoprenylated plant protein 7-like yields MGEEGKKPAAAAEEKKMEEKKPAEEKKEKKTEEKAEKPAEEKKEEKKAEESKDEKSPPPPPPPPQPIVLKVYMHCEGCARKVRRSLKGFEGVEDVTTDCKTYKVIVKGEKADPLKVLERVQRKSHRPVELLSPIPKPPTEEEKKAEEEEKPKPEEKKEEPQVITVVLKVYMHCEACALEIKKRIQRMNGVELAEPDLKSSQVTVKGVFEPQTLVEYVYKRTGKHASIVKTEPAENKEGEKGKESKEEKKADEAVKEKKEGGEGEGKAEAEAAAVEETIAEETKVVEMKGNPYYYYPPNPMELHAYPPQMFSDENPNACSVM; encoded by the exons ATGGGAGAG GAGGGAAAGAAACCAGCGGCAGCAGCGGAGGAGAAGAAAATGGAGGAGAAAAAACCAGCGgaagagaagaaggaaaagaaaacagagGAGAAGGCAGAGAAACCCGcagaggagaagaaagaagagaaaaaagcaGAGGAATCCAAAGACGAAAAGTCTCCTCCACCGCCACCGCCTCCGCCTCAACCAATCGTGCTGAAAGTCTACATGCATTGCGAAGGATGCGCTCGCAAGGTCCGCCGGAGCCTCAAAGGATTCGAAG gTGTTGAAGATGTAACGACTGATTGCAAGACCTACAAGGTTATTGTGAAGGGAGAGAAGGCGGATCCATTGAAGGTGTTGGAGAGAGTGCAGAGGAAAAGCCACAGGCCCGTTGAGCTTCTCTCGCCCATCCCAAAGCCTCCcacagaggaagaaaaaaaggccgAAGAAGAGGAAAAGCCCAAGcctgaagagaagaaagaagag CCTCAAGTGATCACAGTTGTGCTAAAAGTGTACATGCATTGCGAAGCTTGTGCATTGGAAATCAAGAAACGAATACAGAGAATGAATG gAGTGGAATTGGCGGAGCCGGATCTAAAGAGCTCACAAGTGACAGTGAAAGGAGTGTTCGAGCCACAGACGCTGGTTGAATACGTGTACAAAAGAACCGGCAAGCACGCTTCGATAGTGAAGACAGAGCCAGCAGAAAATAAAGAGGGAGAGAAAGGGAAAGAatccaaagaagagaaaaaggcgGACGAGGCTgtaaaggaaaagaaggaaggCGGTGAAGGGGAGGGAAAAGCGGAAGCGGAGGCGGCTGCGGTGGAGGAGACGATCGCGGAAGAGACTAAGGTGGTGGAGATGAAGGGAAATCCGTACTACTACTATCCACCAAATCCTATGGAATTGCACGCATACCCTCCTCAGATGTTCAGCGACGAGAACCCAAATGCTTGTTCTGTAATGTAG